A stretch of Vibrio maritimus DNA encodes these proteins:
- the ilvD gene encoding dihydroxy-acid dehydratase — MPKYRSATTTHGRNMAGARALWRATGVKEEDFGKPIIAVVNSFTQFVPGHVHLKDLGQLVAREIEEAGGIAKEFNTIAVDDGIAMGHGGMLYSLPSRELIADSVEYMVNAHCADAMVCISNCDKITPGMLMASMRLNIPVIFVSGGPMEAGKTKLSDQIIKLDLVDAMIQGADPTVSDEQSEQVERSACPTCGSCSGMFTANSMNCLTEALGLSQPGNGSLLATHADREVLFKNAGKRIVDLTKRYYEQDDASALPRNIASKEAFENAMALDIAMGGSTNTVLHLLAAAQEGDVDFDMEDIDQMSRRVPNLCKVAPSTPKYHMEDVHRAGGVIGILGELNRAGLLNNQTKTVLGLTMEEQLSQYDIMLTDSEEVKSFYRAGPAGIRTTQAFSQDCRWDTLDDDRENGCIRTKENAYSQDGGLAVLKGNIALDGCIVKTAGVDESILKFQGPAVVFESQEDAVDGILGGKVKAGDVVVIRYEGPKGGPGMQEMLYPTTYLKSMGLGKECALLTDGRFSGGTSGLSIGHASPEAANGGTIGLVKDGDMVNIDIPNREITLVVSEDELAARRAEQDKLGWKPADRERTVSLALKAYANLATSADKGAVRDKSKLEG; from the coding sequence ATGCCAAAATATCGTTCTGCCACCACAACTCATGGTCGCAATATGGCTGGTGCGCGTGCTCTATGGCGCGCAACTGGCGTTAAAGAAGAAGACTTCGGTAAGCCTATCATTGCCGTTGTGAACTCGTTCACTCAGTTTGTTCCAGGTCACGTACACCTGAAAGACCTTGGTCAGCTCGTCGCTCGAGAGATCGAAGAAGCGGGCGGCATCGCGAAAGAATTCAACACCATCGCTGTGGATGACGGTATCGCGATGGGTCACGGCGGTATGCTGTACTCATTGCCATCACGTGAGCTTATCGCTGACTCAGTAGAGTACATGGTGAATGCACACTGTGCGGATGCAATGGTCTGTATCTCAAACTGCGACAAGATCACCCCGGGAATGCTCATGGCTTCAATGCGCCTTAACATCCCTGTGATCTTTGTGTCTGGCGGCCCAATGGAAGCAGGTAAAACTAAGCTTTCTGATCAGATCATCAAACTTGATCTGGTTGATGCGATGATCCAAGGCGCCGATCCAACGGTTTCTGATGAGCAAAGTGAGCAAGTAGAGCGCTCTGCATGTCCGACTTGTGGCTCTTGCTCTGGTATGTTTACCGCTAACTCAATGAACTGTCTAACCGAAGCGCTGGGACTATCTCAGCCAGGTAACGGCTCTCTACTTGCCACTCACGCCGATCGCGAGGTGCTGTTTAAGAATGCAGGTAAACGCATTGTTGACCTCACTAAGCGCTACTACGAGCAAGATGATGCGTCAGCGCTGCCGCGTAATATCGCCAGCAAAGAAGCATTTGAGAACGCAATGGCGTTAGATATTGCCATGGGCGGCTCAACCAACACGGTTCTTCACCTACTTGCCGCGGCGCAAGAGGGCGACGTCGACTTTGATATGGAAGATATCGATCAGATGTCTCGCCGCGTGCCAAACCTTTGTAAGGTAGCGCCATCAACGCCTAAGTATCACATGGAAGACGTACACCGCGCGGGTGGTGTTATCGGTATCCTAGGTGAGCTTAACCGCGCAGGTCTATTGAACAACCAAACCAAAACGGTACTTGGTCTGACAATGGAAGAGCAGCTGTCTCAATACGACATCATGCTGACGGATTCGGAAGAAGTGAAATCCTTCTACCGCGCAGGCCCTGCGGGCATTCGTACTACGCAAGCCTTCTCGCAAGATTGTCGCTGGGACACTCTTGATGACGACCGTGAAAATGGTTGTATCCGTACTAAAGAAAATGCGTACAGCCAAGACGGCGGTCTTGCGGTACTAAAAGGCAACATCGCACTGGACGGCTGTATCGTTAAGACAGCAGGCGTGGATGAGAGCATCCTTAAATTCCAAGGCCCTGCGGTGGTATTCGAAAGCCAAGAAGATGCGGTAGATGGCATCCTAGGCGGTAAAGTGAAAGCCGGTGATGTCGTGGTTATCCGCTACGAAGGTCCAAAAGGCGGTCCGGGCATGCAAGAGATGCTGTACCCAACGACTTACCTAAAATCTATGGGTCTAGGCAAAGAGTGTGCACTACTGACTGACGGCCGCTTCTCTGGCGGTACATCGGGGCTTTCTATCGGTCACGCCTCTCCAGAAGCGGCTAATGGCGGTACCATTGGTTTGGTGAAAGATGGCGATATGGTCAATATCGATATTCCAAATCGAGAGATCACGCTTGTT